CTGTCCGAGGTTTACTAATTTTACATGCTTTCAGATTCATGGTTTCCTAGTGTTAATCCTCATTGCTTGCTTCTTGTATGTAAACTGGTTCCTGATAAAgaaacatgcatgcaattttcttgCTCGTTTTGTAGGCGTAGCATCATACACCGATGTTTGTGACAACCAAGCTACGGTCAAGCAGTCTCTAGTTTCTGCCTATAAGAGCAATCTTGCAGACAAATTGAAGGCAGAGGTTCATGAAAATGACAATCACCTTCAAGATGGAGAAAGTGATAAGCAGTTCGCAGGCTGGGCCACAACTTGGTGGCAACAATTCGCAGTGTTGTTTAGAAGGGGAGTGAAAGAAAGGAGGCATGAATCCTTTTCTAGTCTCAAGATTGGCCAAATCTTAATAGTAGCATTACTTGCAGGTTTACTATGGTGGCAATCTGATACATCGCACTTGCAAGATCAAGTAAAAATAACTCTCCCACATGAGATTGTACATTGAaagatttttgttttttgtttaagGGGTACTGATGTTTAAGCTCATCATATGCAGATTGGGCTTCTCTTTTTCTACTCTGGCTTCTGGGGTTTCTATCCTCTATTTCAAGCCATCTTCACGTTCCCTCAAGAACGCAGAATGCTGGCAAAAGAGAGATCTTCAGGAATGTATAGGCTGTCATCATATTTCATGTCAAGAATGGTAAGCGACCTGCCAATGGAGCTTGTTCTTCCGACAATTTTCGTCGCCATAACCTACTGGATGGCAGGCCTTAAAGGCACAGCTGAAAACTTCTTGCGAACCTTATTCGTAGTCTTGTACAATGTTCTAGCAGCCCAAGGTCTCGGcctggctctcggagcaatggtGATGGACCAAAAATCTGCAACAACACTAGCATCAGTGATCATGTTATCGTTCCTACTAGCAGGTGGGTACTACGTTCAACATGTTCCTGTGTTCATTGCATGGATTAAGTACATCTCCATTAGCCAGTACACGTACAAGCTCTTGCTGGGATCTCAGTACAAGGCTACTGACAAATACCCATGTGGTAATGGTGGGGGTGTTTGTTTAGTTGGGGATTATCCTGGAATAAAAGTTATAGGACTCGATAAGCAAGTTGTCTCTGCTATTGCTCTGGGGATTATGCTTGTGGGTTACAGGATAATTGCTTATCTTGCTCTTATGAGAGTTGGAGTCACTAAAAAATAGTTCgtattaaagaaaaaatctgCATATCTGGGTCTCCCTTCCTAGTTTCAATAAGTAGACCAAGCATTTCAgaaattcgattttttttttttttttttttttttttttgcttcctGCTGGTTGTATTGGAGAGGTAAATTGATTTACAGAGGCAAATATTGAATCaagtaaaaaaaagaaaaaaaaaatagcaacagccttagaatttaattttaattttgctttttttttttttttttattttactttgaaTGCGTTATAATTTCAGTGCCGAGAGCCTATGCCCAAGTCGGAGCCGAAGCTCTTTTGAGAGGCTTGGCCCAATTATATAGAATGACTTTTTGCAAGAGATgggtatttttattaatagtttTCTTGCACATTTTGGCGATTatgtaattaatattatatttgaattatataatttaatatttacaaatatttatatttttaaatattattatatttgattaataataaaatcctTAATTAAAGTTAAATGCAATAcagatttatattaaatttctgAATAATATAAAAGTGGAAAGATGGAAGAATATTGAGACTCATTAAATTATTTCTACTATGTtttgttaattataattttattatgtaaaatttttaatttaattatttaattatattaatattctatttaaatttaaattgattgaaaaaatctctaaaaatttaaattatagttgattaaatttaattgtaaaagaattctcttaaaatttaaattatttatattgaaattttatcataagttaaattaattttaaaaaaataataacaattttttgctatttaaaagttttaatttcattatattattattctatttaaacTTAAATTGATTGAAGAAATCCttaattgtattttattatagaatatttttttaatatttaagttctatttattgaaattttattgtaaggtaaattattttctaaaaaaataatgaatttgaataaaaacaaattcatatataaaaataaagatcaatattttatattgagaatcaaaattttatgatatattatatttaaaaataaaataaaaattatttaattaaattattattatcaataaatttatatatctttttattttacgTATATATTGTTATAAGGTTGAGaggaatgttttttttttataaagttttctttttttactttatttattattttttaatatttactttaaaatattattaaactcataaataatatgaattatttaataatattaatagtgaaaattttcaagttaaagaaattttgaatgttttgattctaaataaaaattttattaaaaaaattaattgaattgaattttataaaattttaattttaaataagaattttatGAAAACTGGTGAATCGCACGTCCTTGTATAAAGGGATAATGTATCTCTTATATGGGCTATAGACACTCCTTCCCTTGAGTTAGTTTTTGGGTGAGTTAGATTTgactcaaatttaataaaaataataattaaattaaatttttaaaaaaattttatttcaaaatgagAGTAAgaagataaatattaaaaataaaaaactaaataaaatataactgctTCTTGATCCTAAGACAGCACACGCCGAATTGATGAGGTATCCTTGTTTGCTATACGTTTCCAAGCAACGTGTATTTTTGAATATTTGATCATActttacattaaaataaaaaaaaactgtgatttagtgaaattaattatttaattttttaaataattttattttaaaattatgaagatAAATTGATGACAATAACATTTTAATCATGTTATACATTATCAACTGTTTGAATAAATGGGCTAACTAAACAGTTAATGatggaaaaatattaaataattaactgcattttttaaaagaaatgacgagttaatgtatttttaatataaagaaatagtttaataaaaaatttaaaattttttaattaaataaaaactatGAACCAATGAGGCGGTGGTCAAACTTGAGAGATTTGACGTTACAAAAGGTGGTTTGTCTACTCTAGTTAGTGGttgcttttattaataaaatggggCCCTCCCTAATCTCACTGTTCACTGTGAAGAgacaaaataaaacaagaaaacatGTGCTTAATTTCAATTCCTATGTTCTGAAATTTATAACATTAATGTAATGGGACAGCCACCTCACAAGGTTGAGCTCACTGTTCTGCCACTAGAAGCCCCATTCATGCTTAGATTACAgctcaatttttataattaattactttattgtgaataagaaaaaaaaaatcttatttctctttttaataattttaagcttTAGctatattactttttattttaaaatatgcatGGGATGGCAATTTACTATCAccgatatattttatttttttaaatttaaatcaaataatataaaataaattattttatttgaaaatatttttatataaaaattattttcccaGAAACTATTAATACATGTGGAAATATATTCCAGGAAGTTGGCAGGTCGGTTGATATGTGATATTTGTGTTGAAACATTGAACTTGATTTTCAAGCTATGACTTTGGAACTTTCATGGAATATGGATTTTTTagctaaattaatttatttttatgttaggATTTTAAGCACTTTTGTTGAAATTAGAGTAGTAGAGCAGGAAAAGTCTAGTTAAAAAGGTCCATTTATGctagtaaaataatatatttacatcaaattttttccattttatttacaaattgtcttaaaaaaaaggagaaaaattcAACAATCGGGAATTCTCATGCtgctttaaacttgttttccatGTGCATTTATATTAGTCTTTTTCTGCTGCATTTGAATTCAATGGCTTTCAGCTTCTTTTCTCACAGCAAAACTGTAATCCCAATTTCCCCTCATAATTTCTAACAAATTTCTATTTGACTTGGTccaatattttaaattgtttGATAGTTTTTCAATGGATAATCATTCACCCTTACGCCGATTTAATTgaacaattatttaattttagaaacttTTAAGATTATATAtcactatttttattaaaaaaagtaattgttaataatatttttttatattaaacgcATTTtcgttaattaatttaaattttaatatattattaaacctGCATAGTTAAGtaaaattaatcatataatTGGTCCAGCACCTAAAAATTATTTGGTTGAGGATGTTTTTTTTGTCATGAGAATATCTAGCTCCTAGTTcgattattcaatttttttttttcaatgcttATCATAGCTTTACACGACAGACGACGTCGGTCAAGTCCAAGGAAATTTCGTCGGCAATCCAAATTAAATCAGCTTCACAATTCCTGCATGCCAGAAGAATCAATCTATGGGAAAACCACATCCCCAGTAGATCACTAATTTATTGGGCCGTCATCGAGTAATAATCCGAGTCAAATTTAGACTTTGAGTTTTGAGGGGCAAGGATTTCAATTCCACGTGTACATTTCCCCACAATAGGAActatcatataaaaaaaaaaacagattcgcagcaaaaatgaaaataaaaattttaaaaaggaaaaaagtagGTACAAGAATCCGAATCTTCATTTTCATGACAGCTACAGCTTTTTCATCCAATGGCAACGCTCCATTTGTTGCTATCATACAAATTTATCTGCACGtggcatttaaaataaaatgacgGAAATTTTTACCAAAATTTAGAGAATTTCAAATCTGGACAGACTATAAAATACCACGTGTCATCATATTTTTCATCAGTGCCCATCTACTTGATCTTTTGACCCACCAAACAATTCTATAATTCTATTTTTAGATATTCTTTATTCTGAAATTATTCCACGTcattaaatttctaaaataaaattaaaataatttttttttaaaaaaaaaaccctaatcaTGAGAACAATCTAGTCATAACTATGTGCCCGTTCTGAATTTGACCTAACGCCATCATTGCGTCAAAACCTTTTTacattaaaaccatggaatCTAGCCAAATAGTTTACTCTCTTCAATCattcaattttgaaaaaataatttaatttttaattagtcaAAATCAGCATTCGGAGTTTTGAAATGGAAaacgtatttttttaatttgaaataaaatttcaaacccATTTGTTAAATTATAGTTGGAAGCTAATTCGCAGAGATGTTTGAGTGAAAGAAACCCTAATCTGCAATCCTTCTCCTACAAAAAGGGGGAAAAAAGGGCAACGCGCATGTAAACGTGCCAAAATTTCAACCTCAATTGTATTCGCTTTTTTTTGGTTGCCCTTTCACTCTCTTCTCTttagaaagaagaaaaataaattccgGCCTAACTTCAGTAAAGCAATAAT
The genomic region above belongs to Manihot esculenta cultivar AM560-2 chromosome 3, M.esculenta_v8, whole genome shotgun sequence and contains:
- the LOC110612362 gene encoding ABC transporter G family member 9, with translation MTDIEAQANHEEHEEHEDEADAEVAAIFKKANHPVTLKFEDVVYKVSLKKRGSCQKRMKLEEKVILRGITGIVLPGEMLAMLGPSGSGKTTLLTALGGKLGGKLRGTITYNGKRFSNAIKRNTGFVTQDDVLYPHLTVTETLVFTALLRLPNNLTKEDKIMQAEAVITQLGLTKCKNSIIGGSFMRGVSGGERKRVSIGQEMLINPSLLFLDEPTSGLDSTTAQRIVSTVWEQAKGGRTIVMTIHQPSSRLFYMFDKVLLLSDGNPLYFGKGSEIMDYFSSVGYTPSVAMNPSDFVLDLANGVASYTDVCDNQATVKQSLVSAYKSNLADKLKAEVHENDNHLQDGESDKQFAGWATTWWQQFAVLFRRGVKERRHESFSSLKIGQILIVALLAGLLWWQSDTSHLQDQIGLLFFYSGFWGFYPLFQAIFTFPQERRMLAKERSSGMYRLSSYFMSRMVSDLPMELVLPTIFVAITYWMAGLKGTAENFLRTLFVVLYNVLAAQGLGLALGAMVMDQKSATTLASVIMLSFLLAGGYYVQHVPVFIAWIKYISISQYTYKLLLGSQYKATDKYPCGNGGGVCLVGDYPGIKVIGLDKQVVSAIALGIMLVGYRIIAYLALMRVGVTKK